In Nonomuraea sp. NBC_00507, the following are encoded in one genomic region:
- a CDS encoding nucleotidyl transferase AbiEii/AbiGii toxin family protein: protein MNRLESMLRQAAEDLNRHGHPWALVGGFAISARATPRFTRDIDIAVAVADDAGAEELVRRLLGEGYTFFASVEHDNGRLATVRLKHTADGVDVLVDVLFASSGIEPEIAEAAEFLEVVPDLILPVATTGHLVALKLLARDDQSRPQDLADLRALLETATPEDLDIARKAVSLITNRGYNRDRDLLMSLDDLLTDL from the coding sequence ATGAATCGCCTTGAATCCATGCTGCGTCAGGCAGCAGAGGATCTGAATCGGCATGGTCACCCCTGGGCGCTTGTAGGGGGGTTCGCGATCTCTGCGCGGGCCACGCCGCGATTTACTCGTGATATCGATATCGCCGTTGCGGTTGCGGATGACGCCGGAGCGGAAGAGCTGGTACGTCGCCTGCTGGGGGAGGGTTACACCTTCTTCGCCTCAGTCGAGCACGACAACGGGCGGTTGGCCACGGTTCGACTCAAACATACTGCTGATGGCGTGGATGTCCTGGTCGATGTTCTCTTCGCCAGTTCAGGGATCGAGCCGGAGATAGCCGAGGCCGCCGAGTTCCTGGAGGTTGTGCCGGACTTGATCCTTCCCGTTGCGACAACAGGACATCTGGTCGCGCTCAAGCTGTTGGCCCGTGATGACCAATCTCGTCCGCAAGACCTCGCAGATCTCCGGGCTCTCCTGGAAACGGCAACGCCCGAAGACCTCGACATAGCGCGTAAGGCCGTCAGCCTGATCACCAACCGGGGATACAACCGTGATCGCGACCTGCTTATGTCGCTGGACGATCTCCTAACAGATCTCTGA
- a CDS encoding UDP-glucose dehydrogenase family protein — protein sequence MGSGYLGATHAIGMALLGHDVVAMDIEKEKISLLSSCELPFFEPGLGELLRKCMESGRLRFTTSYDDTVEADIHFVCVGTPQLPGSLNADLRWVETAFTELARRICSPAIIVGKSTVPTGTARRMAEIVRRHSSDPRVEVAWNPEFLREGRAVEDTLKPNRLIFGVESPHAEKLLRAVYRPIIERGCPVVVTDCTTAELTKVSANAFLAMKISFINAMAKICEATGADVLPLTEALGYDDRIGRRFLGPGLGFGGGCLPKDLRALCACAADLGLDDVALLIRQVDSINLSRRHRALVLGRELLGGTYVGKRVCVLGAAFKPNTDDVRDSPALAVGVAAHAENAHVVIHDPVAMNNAKRAHPELEYAETIVEAASEADLVMLLTDWTEFIDMDPELLSTTVRSRNIFDGRNALTPERWHAAGWNYRA from the coding sequence ATTGGTTCCGGGTATCTTGGCGCAACTCACGCGATCGGCATGGCGCTTCTTGGCCATGATGTCGTGGCCATGGACATCGAGAAGGAGAAGATCTCCCTTCTGTCCTCGTGTGAGCTCCCCTTCTTCGAGCCTGGTCTTGGCGAGTTGCTCCGCAAGTGCATGGAATCGGGTCGACTCCGATTCACCACTTCATATGATGATACGGTCGAAGCGGACATCCATTTCGTATGCGTTGGAACACCCCAGCTCCCTGGCTCCCTCAATGCGGATCTTCGTTGGGTCGAGACAGCATTCACCGAGCTCGCGCGGCGGATTTGTAGCCCAGCGATCATAGTGGGGAAATCTACGGTCCCGACGGGAACCGCGCGACGCATGGCCGAAATCGTCCGTCGCCATTCCAGTGATCCCCGGGTGGAGGTGGCGTGGAATCCAGAGTTCCTGCGCGAAGGGCGCGCCGTCGAAGACACGCTCAAACCGAACAGGCTAATTTTCGGAGTGGAATCACCACATGCCGAGAAGCTACTCAGAGCCGTTTATCGGCCCATCATCGAGCGAGGCTGTCCCGTCGTAGTTACGGACTGTACTACCGCTGAGCTTACCAAGGTTTCGGCGAACGCATTCCTCGCTATGAAGATATCCTTTATTAACGCCATGGCGAAGATATGCGAGGCAACCGGTGCGGATGTACTACCGCTCACCGAAGCGCTCGGCTACGATGACCGCATCGGCCGACGCTTTCTCGGCCCCGGACTCGGCTTCGGCGGCGGCTGTCTCCCCAAAGACCTGCGGGCCCTGTGTGCGTGTGCGGCGGACCTCGGTCTAGACGATGTCGCCTTGCTCATCAGGCAGGTCGACTCCATCAATCTGAGCCGCAGGCACCGCGCGCTAGTACTCGGCCGGGAACTGTTGGGAGGTACGTACGTGGGGAAACGGGTTTGCGTCCTCGGCGCCGCGTTCAAGCCAAACACCGACGATGTCCGGGATTCCCCGGCGCTGGCCGTAGGAGTCGCTGCCCATGCGGAGAATGCGCATGTTGTCATACACGACCCGGTCGCCATGAACAACGCGAAGCGAGCACATCCCGAACTGGAGTACGCCGAGACGATTGTCGAAGCCGCGAGTGAAGCCGATCTGGTAATGCTGCTGACGGACTGGACAGAGTTTATCGACATGGATCCCGAGCTACTCAGCACGACGGTGCGGAGCCGGAATATCTTCGATGGGCGTAACGCTCTGACACCAGAACGCTGGCACGCGGCCGGGTGGAACTACCGCGCCTGA
- a CDS encoding IS66 family transposase, which translates to MHRVAELVVSLTGAESSPRFVHSLIGRAAAAIAAANARIRMLLTLAYVVCCDETPIRVGPKKAKKYLLVACNKLADLVHARRTRPGHLQAGRAGRPDRRGGARPLSELRRRRPRSTRASTVHGTHLLRDLEDCAETYPDARWPRQLQTALRGLIHAANLAAGRARTPLHRAPWHCSRRCSAAESPSACRRSSACWGRPRPSPSRVLLEVLRDRAGEVRRFACDLRIPPTNNQAEVRHEAARYEWTRREESRPMMLAA; encoded by the coding sequence GTGCACCGGGTGGCCGAGCTGGTGGTCTCGCTGACCGGCGCGGAGTCCTCGCCCAGGTTCGTGCATTCCTTGATCGGCCGAGCCGCCGCAGCGATCGCAGCCGCTAACGCGCGCATCCGGATGCTGCTCACGCTGGCGTATGTGGTGTGCTGCGATGAGACGCCGATCCGGGTGGGGCCGAAGAAGGCCAAGAAGTACCTGCTGGTGGCCTGCAACAAGCTGGCTGACCTGGTACATGCTCGGCGGACGCGACCTGGACACCTTCAAGCGGGTCGTGCTGGCCGACCTGACCGGCGTGGTGGTGCACGACCGCTATCAGAACTACGACGCCGCCGACCTCGAAGCACACGAGCTTCAACTGTGCACGGCACACACCTGCTTCGCGATCTTGAGGACTGCGCCGAGACCTATCCCGACGCACGCTGGCCCCGGCAACTCCAGACAGCGCTGCGCGGCCTGATCCACGCCGCCAACCTCGCCGCCGGCAGGGCACGGACGCCATTGCACCGGGCACCCTGGCACTGTTCACGAAGATGTTCCGCGGCGGAGTCGCCGTCGGCCTGTCGCAGGTCAAGCGCCTGCTGGGGGCGGCCAAGACCGTCACCCAGCCGGGTGCTGCTGGAGGTGCTGCGCGACCGCGCCGGCGAAGTCCGGCGCTTCGCCTGCGACTTGCGGATCCCACCAACGAACAACCAGGCCGAGGTGCGACACGAGGCCGCACGCTATGAGTGGACACGCCGAGAGGAGAGCCGACCGATGATGTTGGCGGCGTGA
- a CDS encoding DUF6444 domain-containing protein, which produces MSGLEEMSREELSALTRALMVENAVLRAEVAELRAENAALRERVAKLERLISRNSGNSGMAPSVDDLPGRKQPKDRGSGSGRRRPGKQPGAEGKALAWSNEIGDGDFIEHYPQSPCGCGADLGQAADLGVTARHQQIEIPLVVARRFQHHPHTVACRCGRVHTAPRPAGVPATPVSLGVNLQAWCVYLAGHQRDSGAPGGRAGGLADRRGVLAQVRAFLDRPSRRSDRSR; this is translated from the coding sequence GTGTCCGGCCTGGAGGAGATGTCCCGCGAGGAGTTGAGCGCTCTGACGCGAGCTCTCATGGTCGAGAACGCGGTACTCCGAGCGGAGGTAGCCGAACTTCGGGCTGAGAACGCCGCGCTGCGTGAGCGGGTGGCCAAGCTGGAGCGGTTGATCTCGCGCAACAGCGGCAATTCCGGAATGGCGCCTTCAGTTGACGACCTTCCCGGCCGCAAGCAGCCGAAGGACCGCGGGTCCGGCAGTGGCCGGCGCCGGCCGGGTAAGCAACCCGGCGCCGAAGGCAAGGCGCTGGCCTGGTCGAATGAGATCGGCGACGGAGACTTCATCGAGCACTATCCGCAAAGCCCGTGTGGGTGCGGGGCCGATCTCGGCCAAGCCGCGGATCTGGGCGTGACAGCCAGGCACCAGCAGATCGAGATCCCGCTGGTCGTGGCCCGGCGTTTCCAGCACCACCCGCACACGGTGGCCTGCCGGTGCGGGCGGGTGCACACCGCGCCGCGACCGGCGGGGGTGCCCGCTACGCCGGTCAGTCTGGGCGTCAACCTGCAGGCCTGGTGCGTGTATCTTGCTGGTCATCAACGCGATTCCGGTGCACCGGGTGGCCGAGCTGGTGGTCTCGCTGACCGGCGCGGAGTCCTCGCCCAGGTTCGTGCATTCCTTGATCGGCCGAGCCGCCGCAGCGATCGCAGCCGCTAA
- a CDS encoding nucleotide sugar dehydrogenase — translation MVVGQGYVGLPLAMRGVEAGFDVVGIDVDEWRVNRLNAGGSYVEDISDDEVKAALRGGHYVASTDYSEAKNFDICLITVPTPLHEEAPDLRHIASAGRSIAPLIQPGATVILESTTYPGTTVEYLRPILQKGSGLRAPEDFFLGYSPERIDPGNSRWRLYNTPKVVSGIDEYSLKKIEAFYRQIVREVVPVSSPPVAELCKLLENTFRHVNIALVNELSIFAQQLGIDVWEAIDAASTKPFGFMRFTPGPGVGGHCLPIDPSYLSWTVKRGLGHNFRFVELANDINRSMPSHVVHRLALALNKRAKPIKGSQLVLLGLAYKKNAGDCRESPAIEVARSLSKLGAHVRAADPHVDRFLLTLNIQIIEATCQELAQADAVVILTDHDCFDYELIEQVSPFIFDTRNRCRGHNVERL, via the coding sequence GTGGTCGTCGGCCAAGGGTACGTCGGCCTGCCACTGGCGATGCGCGGGGTTGAGGCGGGGTTCGACGTCGTGGGGATCGACGTGGACGAGTGGCGCGTCAACCGGTTGAATGCCGGCGGATCCTACGTCGAGGACATCAGCGATGACGAGGTGAAGGCTGCGCTGCGTGGCGGCCACTACGTGGCCAGCACCGACTACTCCGAGGCCAAGAACTTCGACATCTGCCTGATCACCGTACCAACCCCTCTGCACGAGGAGGCTCCGGATCTGCGCCATATCGCCTCGGCCGGCCGTTCCATCGCGCCGCTGATCCAGCCAGGAGCCACAGTGATCTTGGAATCCACCACCTATCCCGGCACCACCGTGGAGTATCTTCGCCCGATCCTGCAGAAGGGCTCCGGGCTGCGCGCACCCGAGGACTTCTTCCTCGGCTACAGCCCGGAACGGATCGACCCGGGGAACTCCCGATGGCGCCTGTATAACACCCCGAAGGTCGTATCGGGCATCGATGAATATTCGCTGAAGAAGATCGAGGCGTTCTACCGGCAGATCGTCCGGGAGGTCGTTCCTGTCTCCTCTCCCCCGGTGGCCGAGCTGTGCAAGCTCCTGGAGAACACCTTCAGGCACGTCAACATCGCTCTGGTCAACGAACTGTCCATCTTCGCGCAGCAGCTCGGGATCGACGTCTGGGAAGCCATCGACGCCGCCTCCACCAAGCCGTTCGGGTTCATGCGGTTCACGCCCGGTCCCGGCGTCGGCGGCCATTGTCTGCCGATCGACCCGTCGTACCTGTCATGGACGGTCAAGCGAGGTCTCGGGCACAACTTCCGATTCGTCGAACTGGCCAACGACATCAACAGGAGTATGCCGAGCCACGTAGTACACCGGCTCGCCCTGGCGCTGAATAAGCGCGCCAAGCCGATCAAGGGCAGCCAGCTAGTCCTGCTCGGACTCGCCTACAAGAAGAACGCAGGAGACTGCCGCGAATCCCCCGCAATCGAGGTTGCCAGGTCCCTCTCCAAGCTCGGCGCCCATGTACGAGCGGCCGACCCTCACGTCGACCGCTTCCTGCTCACACTAAACATCCAGATCATCGAGGCTACATGCCAGGAGCTCGCACAGGCAGATGCGGTCGTCATCCTCACCGATCACGACTGCTTTGACTATGAACTCATCGAACAGGTAAGCCCCTTCATTTTCGACACACGAAACCGCTGTCGAGGCCACAACGTCGAACGGCTGTGA
- a CDS encoding methyltransferase domain-containing protein, with protein MTLSKQAPLGIDPRIPWHSVLRCLSCRTGLRVVREELVCEVCAATYPIDRGIARFVPEDNYGNGFGYQWNRHRLTQLDSFSGVPVSHERVMKASGWTAEELRGKNLLECGSGAGRFTEVLCETGAVVTSFDISSAVHANAASNGRFPNLRLLQASIYDLPFDEESFDFLFCFGVIQHTPDVEGAFKTMFRYLRPGGSFCIDVYAAPIAYLHPRHLLRPLTKRIDPSRLYAIVEKTAPKLLPLSMALSAVPGVGPCLARLVPVANHRHLNLRNKKIIREWSVLDTFDWLAPRYERPQTRQRLQRWTEELGLREVSIERHRGVHVIRGIK; from the coding sequence ATGACGCTGTCGAAACAAGCGCCTCTTGGCATCGATCCACGGATTCCTTGGCACTCGGTACTGCGCTGCCTCAGCTGCCGTACTGGCTTGCGTGTTGTCCGTGAAGAACTCGTATGCGAGGTTTGCGCGGCTACATACCCCATCGACAGGGGAATTGCGCGATTCGTTCCCGAGGACAACTACGGTAACGGGTTCGGCTACCAGTGGAATCGACACCGGCTGACTCAGCTGGACTCCTTCTCAGGTGTGCCCGTTTCCCACGAGCGGGTAATGAAGGCAAGTGGCTGGACAGCCGAGGAGTTGCGCGGCAAGAACCTGCTCGAATGCGGCAGCGGAGCCGGGCGTTTCACCGAGGTGCTGTGTGAGACCGGCGCTGTGGTGACATCGTTCGACATCTCCAGCGCGGTCCACGCCAACGCCGCGTCGAACGGCCGCTTTCCCAACTTGCGGCTACTGCAAGCCAGTATCTACGACCTGCCCTTCGACGAGGAGTCCTTTGACTTCCTGTTCTGTTTCGGCGTGATCCAGCACACGCCTGATGTCGAAGGCGCCTTCAAGACCATGTTCCGTTACTTGCGGCCCGGCGGCTCATTCTGCATCGACGTGTACGCAGCGCCGATCGCCTACCTGCACCCCCGGCACCTCCTACGCCCCCTGACCAAACGCATTGATCCTTCCCGGCTCTACGCCATCGTCGAGAAGACAGCGCCGAAGCTCCTGCCTCTCTCGATGGCGCTTTCCGCCGTTCCCGGGGTGGGACCGTGCCTGGCGCGCCTTGTTCCTGTCGCCAACCATCGGCATCTGAACCTGCGGAATAAGAAGATCATACGTGAATGGTCGGTGCTCGATACCTTCGACTGGCTCGCGCCGCGATACGAGAGACCACAGACACGCCAACGCCTTCAGCGATGGACGGAGGAGTTGGGTCTACGTGAGGTGTCGATAGAACGCCATCGCGGGGTTCACGTGATCCGCGGGATCAAATAG
- a CDS encoding ISL3 family transposase: protein MVRQYVRPWRTALPTEPPRQRPPTVRQAAGWFLRNPVNLDPDEQRQLDALCTASPQLAALRTHVRHFAEMMTQRRGRHLDACMTAVLANHPPELHSFVTGLHRDQDAVTAGLTLPYSSGPVEGHVNRIIKTIKRQMYGRAKHDLLLPQARLTGGLMGPLTECVPEPVLRGRREPGRPPVQGVARDADLGAERIGVLGGGVHTHPLAALAGRQRRIDLLDQPVTDEADLLRVTGQPFDLVFGLGHLLSSSPGTFNRNSTKLTEVTLGHNEWFVLIGGVVTTGASRLPEVTVTAGSTATSRTRTAYRPRRPPRRSCVPHRRPAPRG, encoded by the coding sequence GTGGTCCGCCAGTACGTGCGGCCGTGGCGGACCGCTCTTCCTACCGAGCCGCCACGGCAGCGGCCCCCCACGGTGCGGCAGGCCGCCGGCTGGTTCCTCCGCAACCCCGTCAACCTCGACCCCGACGAACAACGCCAGCTCGACGCGCTGTGCACAGCCAGCCCGCAGCTGGCCGCCCTACGCACTCATGTCCGTCACTTCGCCGAGATGATGACGCAGCGCCGTGGCCGACACCTCGACGCCTGCATGACCGCAGTCCTCGCTAACCACCCCCCTGAGCTGCACTCTTTCGTCACCGGCCTGCATCGTGACCAGGACGCTGTCACCGCCGGCCTCACCTTGCCCTACAGCTCCGGCCCCGTCGAAGGCCACGTCAACCGCATCATCAAAACGATCAAGAGGCAAATGTACGGCCGCGCCAAGCACGACCTGCTTCTTCCGCAAGCGCGTCTTACTGGCGGACTGATGGGCCCACTCACGGAATGTGTACCTGAGCCAGTTTTGCGGGGTCGTCGAGAACCAGGGCGCCCACCGGTCCAGGGTGTTGCGCGAGATGCGGACCTTGGTGCCGAACGGATCGGTGTGCTCGGCGGCGGCGTACACACGCACCCGCTTGCCGCGCTGGCGGGCCGACAGCGTCGGATCGATCTCCTGGATCAGCCGGTAACGGACGAGGCCGATCTGCTACGCGTAACCGGCCAGCCGTTTGACCTCGTCTTCGGCTTGGGTCACCTTCTGTCCTCCTCGCCAGGTACTTTTAACCGGAATTCCACAAAACTGACAGAGGTGACTCTTGGTCACAATGAGTGGTTTGTGTTGATCGGTGGGGTGGTCACGACCGGCGCCAGCAGGCTCCCGGAGGTGACCGTGACCGCCGGCTCCACGGCGACATCGCGAACGCGAACCGCCTACCGGCCGCGTCGGCCTCCGCGACGATCGTGCGTACCGCATCGCCGGCCGGCACCGCGAGGATGA
- a CDS encoding class I SAM-dependent methyltransferase, producing the protein MATNFEMHDKRRFAFGNNWLSYVKVVDENRIEEAKRSLTRALGVSDLTGLSFLDVGCGSGMFSLAAHRLGARVHAFDYDAQSVAASAELRRRFAADGDWTVEQGSILDEDYVRGLGRHDIVYSWGVLHHTGAMWQAINTTATLVAPDGLLYISIYNDQGAASRLWWRLKRLYVQGGPLMRKSLVLAGGVYFRSRSMAAQVIRTTCGVSASREARGRGMSRRHDLIDWMGGFPFEVAKPEQVFSFLRERHFELRYLTTCAGSLGCNEYVFEAPACR; encoded by the coding sequence ATGGCGACGAACTTTGAGATGCATGATAAGCGGCGCTTCGCTTTTGGTAACAATTGGCTAAGCTATGTCAAGGTGGTGGATGAGAACCGTATTGAAGAGGCAAAGCGGTCGCTGACGCGAGCGCTTGGAGTCAGCGATTTGACCGGGCTGTCTTTCCTCGACGTCGGTTGCGGAAGTGGTATGTTCTCGCTTGCCGCTCACCGACTCGGTGCGCGGGTCCATGCCTTCGACTACGATGCCCAGTCGGTCGCTGCATCGGCGGAACTGCGCCGCAGGTTCGCGGCGGACGGCGATTGGACGGTGGAACAGGGTTCGATCCTGGACGAGGACTACGTCCGAGGGCTCGGCCGCCACGACATTGTGTACTCATGGGGCGTGTTGCACCACACTGGTGCTATGTGGCAGGCGATCAACACTACTGCCACCCTGGTCGCGCCGGACGGGCTGCTTTACATTTCCATCTACAACGATCAGGGCGCCGCCAGTCGGCTGTGGTGGCGGCTCAAGCGTCTGTATGTTCAGGGAGGTCCCTTGATGCGGAAATCCCTTGTCCTGGCCGGTGGCGTGTACTTCCGGAGCCGTAGCATGGCAGCGCAAGTGATACGGACTACGTGCGGAGTGTCCGCCTCGCGTGAGGCTAGGGGCCGCGGTATGTCTCGGAGGCACGATCTGATTGACTGGATGGGAGGTTTCCCCTTCGAAGTAGCAAAACCAGAGCAGGTGTTCTCGTTCCTCCGCGAGCGTCATTTCGAATTGCGGTATCTCACGACATGCGCAGGTAGCTTGGGATGCAACGAGTATGTTTTCGAGGCTCCCGCCTGCCGTTAG
- a CDS encoding tyrosine-type recombinase/integrase gives MAGLSRWLGERGMDCSAVRTPLLKEFVADRRAGGCRDGLSLRALRPLTEYLQKIGIAPLPGREQALGPVESFLAEYAVYLARERGLVSATIQREADLIRPFLTGRIRDGRLNLETLTAVDVTAFILACGQNVAPATVQRTATALRSLLRFLHLRGVTGSSLVGAVPTAANWKLSGLPKYLTSEQVTRLLASCDLTTPVGRRDRAMLLMLTRLGLRAGEVATLRLNDIDWRRGEIVVRGKGNRHDRLPLPVDVGEAVVAYLSAGRPAPAKTRAVFVGIRAPHRPLTRGAVTQAVARASRRCGMGTIFAHRLRHTAATSMLHAGASLEEIGQVLRHQHAITTAQYAKVDYEGLRALARPWPGEST, from the coding sequence ATGGCGGGTCTCAGCCGGTGGCTGGGAGAACGCGGCATGGACTGTTCGGCGGTGCGTACGCCGCTGCTGAAGGAGTTCGTCGCTGATCGCCGGGCCGGCGGGTGTCGCGATGGGCTGTCACTACGGGCGCTGCGACCGCTGACGGAGTATCTGCAGAAGATCGGGATCGCGCCGTTGCCCGGGCGGGAGCAGGCGCTCGGGCCGGTGGAGTCGTTCCTGGCCGAGTACGCGGTCTATCTCGCTCGAGAACGCGGACTGGTCTCAGCCACCATCCAGCGTGAAGCGGACTTGATCCGTCCGTTCCTGACCGGACGGATCCGCGACGGGCGCCTCAATCTGGAGACACTGACTGCCGTCGATGTGACTGCGTTCATCCTGGCCTGCGGGCAGAACGTCGCACCGGCGACGGTGCAACGCACGGCTACGGCGCTTCGATCGCTGCTGCGATTCCTGCATCTGCGCGGAGTGACTGGCTCCTCACTGGTGGGAGCCGTGCCTACGGCCGCCAACTGGAAGCTGTCCGGGCTTCCCAAGTACCTCACCAGTGAGCAGGTCACTCGGCTACTCGCCTCGTGCGACCTGACCACCCCGGTCGGGCGGCGCGATCGGGCGATGTTGTTGATGCTGACCAGGTTGGGGCTGCGGGCCGGTGAGGTGGCCACTCTGCGCCTGAACGACATCGACTGGCGGCGGGGCGAGATCGTGGTGCGCGGCAAGGGAAACCGGCACGACCGTCTGCCGCTCCCAGTCGATGTCGGAGAGGCGGTGGTGGCCTACCTGAGCGCAGGTCGCCCGGCTCCGGCGAAAACCCGGGCGGTATTCGTCGGGATTCGTGCCCCGCACCGGCCCTTGACTCGTGGCGCGGTCACGCAGGCGGTGGCTCGCGCTTCCCGCCGCTGCGGCATGGGGACCATCTTCGCGCACCGACTGCGTCACACCGCGGCGACCAGCATGCTCCATGCCGGGGCGTCGCTGGAAGAGATCGGCCAGGTACTGCGTCATCAGCACGCGATCACCACCGCGCAATACGCCAAGGTCGACTACGAGGGACTCCGTGCGCTGGCTCGTCCCTGGCCCGGGGAGAGCACGTGA
- a CDS encoding tyrosine-type recombinase/integrase: MSDHVSRLHQRLEEYLAIRRAMGFKMERHAKLLRQFLEYLAASQATTVTVDHALAWAALPSSARPRWWAMRLSMVRGFAAHLHAIDPAHQIPPRGLIPSGHRHVVPYLYTDHEIAALARAAGQLPVPFPAATYQTLIRLLAVTGMRIGEAIRLDREDFDATLGVLSVRDTKFGKTRQLPLHPTTTAGLRDYLRLCDQVIPCPRSSALLLSTRGCRLRYNRVWEIFHALVIRAGLRSRSSGCTPRIHDLRHTFAVTTLLEWYRTGADVPAMLPRLSTYLGHTDPKHTYWYLSAAPELLALAADRLETHQEDPR; encoded by the coding sequence GTGAGCGACCACGTGAGCCGATTGCATCAGCGACTGGAGGAGTACCTGGCCATCCGCCGGGCCATGGGGTTCAAGATGGAGCGGCACGCCAAGCTGCTACGGCAGTTCCTGGAGTATCTCGCGGCGAGCCAAGCCACGACCGTTACCGTCGACCATGCTCTGGCCTGGGCGGCCTTGCCGAGCTCAGCGCGCCCGCGCTGGTGGGCGATGCGCCTGTCGATGGTCCGCGGTTTCGCGGCCCACCTGCATGCGATCGATCCAGCACATCAGATACCGCCCCGCGGGTTAATCCCCAGCGGCCACCGACACGTCGTTCCTTACCTCTATACCGATCACGAGATCGCCGCTTTGGCGCGGGCAGCCGGACAGTTGCCCGTCCCGTTCCCCGCCGCGACCTATCAGACCTTGATCCGGCTGCTGGCCGTCACCGGCATGCGCATCGGAGAAGCCATCCGGCTCGACCGCGAGGACTTCGACGCCACGCTCGGCGTGTTGTCGGTGCGCGACACCAAGTTCGGGAAGACCCGGCAGCTGCCGCTTCACCCGACGACTACCGCTGGGCTGCGGGACTACCTGCGGCTATGTGACCAGGTCATACCCTGCCCGCGATCATCTGCCCTGTTGCTGTCCACCCGGGGCTGCCGGTTGCGTTACAACCGGGTCTGGGAGATCTTCCACGCGCTGGTGATCCGCGCCGGGTTGAGGTCGCGGTCATCGGGATGCACCCCGCGCATTCACGACCTGAGACACACGTTCGCGGTCACCACCCTGCTGGAGTGGTATCGGACCGGGGCCGATGTTCCGGCGATGCTGCCGCGCCTGTCGACCTATCTCGGCCATACCGATCCCAAGCACACCTACTGGTATCTGTCCGCCGCTCCGGAGTTGCTCGCTCTCGCGGCCGACCGCCTCGAGACGCACCAGGAAGATCCCCGATGA
- a CDS encoding tyrosine-type recombinase/integrase: protein MSTLASTVQAFFTDYLTRQRSASAHTIAAYRDALKLLLAFAAEQTGKQPSDLEIIDLDAPMAGAFLEHLEHDRGNGVRTRNARLAAIHALFRFAALRHLDHAAVIQRVLAIPPKRFDHRLVTYLTEPEITALLAAPDTTTWTGRRDHAMLVLALQTGLRVSELTALTRADIRLGTGAHVTCHGKGRKQRITPLTSTTTTVLRAWLAERPQAPADPLFPSRHGTAMSRDAVERRLAQYAGLAGRTQPTLNQKKISPHVLRHTAAMRLLAAGVDSTVIALWLGHESVATTQIYIHADLALKEKALARTAPLDTAPGRFRPSDTVMAFLEGL from the coding sequence ATGAGTACTCTGGCATCCACCGTGCAGGCGTTCTTCACCGATTACCTGACCCGGCAGCGCAGCGCCAGCGCGCACACCATCGCCGCCTACCGGGACGCGCTCAAGCTCTTACTGGCCTTTGCCGCTGAGCAGACCGGCAAGCAGCCCTCCGATCTTGAGATCATCGATCTGGATGCGCCGATGGCCGGCGCGTTTCTTGAGCACCTTGAGCACGACCGCGGCAACGGTGTCCGGACCCGCAACGCCCGACTGGCCGCGATCCACGCCCTGTTCCGCTTCGCGGCCCTGCGCCACCTCGACCACGCGGCCGTAATCCAGCGAGTACTGGCGATCCCGCCCAAGCGCTTCGACCACCGGCTGGTCACCTACCTCACCGAGCCCGAGATCACCGCGCTGCTCGCCGCACCAGACACCACCACCTGGACCGGACGCCGTGATCACGCCATGCTCGTTTTGGCCCTGCAGACCGGGCTGCGAGTCTCCGAGCTCACCGCGCTCACCCGAGCCGACATCCGCCTGGGAACCGGCGCTCACGTCACCTGCCACGGCAAGGGACGAAAACAACGCATCACCCCGCTGACCTCCACCACCACAACCGTGCTCCGCGCCTGGCTCGCCGAACGCCCCCAAGCCCCCGCCGACCCGCTCTTCCCCAGTCGGCATGGCACCGCGATGAGCCGCGACGCGGTGGAACGTCGACTGGCCCAGTACGCCGGACTCGCCGGGCGCACGCAGCCGACCCTGAACCAGAAGAAGATCTCACCCCACGTGCTGCGGCACACCGCCGCCATGCGGCTGCTCGCGGCTGGCGTCGACAGCACCGTCATCGCCCTATGGCTGGGCCACGAGAGCGTCGCCACCACCCAGATCTACATCCACGCCGACCTCGCGCTCAAGGAAAAGGCACTCGCCCGCACAGCGCCGTTGGATACCGCTCCCGGCCGCTTCCGTCCCTCCGACACCGTCATGGCCTTCCTGGAAGGGTTGTGA